The genomic segment CTCCGGGACCAGATAATCGGCGATGGCTTCGAGTTCCTGTACCGCCGCCTGATCGATATCCAAGGTGGCGAAATTCAATACTCGCGGCCCCTCAACCCCGTTCTTCGCGGCACGATTGCCGATCTTGCGGAACTCGCGGCGCACTATCTCGAAACCCAGCGTCTCGCGCCCCGCGACGTCGCCGAGCGGATCAATACGGCTCCGCTCGCGGCCATCGGCCACGCGCATCCTCGGGACGCCTTTCGCGCGCTGCACGTGGGCGCCTGATCGGGGCCGCGACGCCTACACCTGGTGCACGTTCGTGGCGAGGTCCGCGTGGACCCGATTGAACAAGTCACGCGAGGAGCTTTCCTGGATCTTCTTGCGGATCCGCAGCAGCCGGCTCCGGGAAATGAGCGCGATGTGAAATGCGGCGTCACCCGGCTTGACCACGGGCATTGTGGTCATGCCGAGGATGATCCCGTCCCCCGGCGACACCAGTTGGTTCCGCTCATCGCCAAAGATGTTGTAGTTCGACGCGAGCAACTGGCCCTTTTCCACCAGGTCGCCCGGGTTCACGTGAAAACTGAGTGTGCCCCCCCGCTCCGCGCGCACCCATGTTGTACGGTCGACGCGCGTCTGGTAGCGCGGCGGGGTGACCTTCCCCCGCACCATCCCGAGGTTTTTCAGGACGTTCATTACGCCGCGCACCCCCACCTCGACGACACTGGACTCGATCTTCCAGACCTCGCCCGCCTCGAGGATGATGCAGGGGATGCCGGCCGCCGTGGCCGCGCGGCGCAGGGAACCCACGGGGCCTTTGCCGTTCACGATCA from the Candidatus Hydrogenedentota bacterium genome contains:
- a CDS encoding succinylglutamate desuccinylase/aspartoacylase family protein — protein: MTRRRAFVIAGQRVPLGESRTISLKFSESYLGSPAVVPIHVIRAKKPGPRLLLTGCVHGDELNGMGIIRELLYDQPPKLMCGSLVCIPVVNVYGLEHHTRYLPDRRDLNRDFPGAERGSISSRLAHVIFNKVVRQCDLLVDFHSAAVRRTNYPNIRADLTVPKVRALARSFGCELIVNGKGPVGSLRRAATAAGIPCIILEAGEVWKIESSVVEVGVRGVMNVLKNLGMVRGKVTPPRYQTRVDRTTWVRAERGGTLSFHVNPGDLVEKGQLLASNYNIFGDERNQLVSPGDGIILGMTTMPVVKPGDAAFHIALISRSRLLRIRKKIQESSSRDLFNRVHADLATNVHQV